Below is a window of Deinococcus sonorensis KR-87 DNA.
GCGAGCCGAACCCGGTTCAGAGGGAGCGGCGGCCAGAAGCAGTGCGGCCAGCACTGACCTTGCCTCAGCCTGTTCCGCCACGCGTCCCCGACTGTCTGGGCGGGTCTTGGGTCCTCAGTGCATGTACTCTTCGCTGAGCTGGGTGGCAATCTGTTCGAGGTTCGGCAGGGCTTCCAGCACGAAGGGCCGTTCATGGGGTCGGCGGGCCAGGACGCTCAGGTTTTCCACGGCGGCCAGCACGCGCAGAGCCCGCAGAGGCAGAGCGAGGCCTGGCGGGAGCAGTCGAACCCGGGCGTACTCCGCAAGGAAGACGTCCCGCTCCGTCTGATCAAGCGCCAGCGTGACGCCCGCAAGGTCCAGAAGAAACGGTCCCCACCCGCAGCGGTCCCAGTCCAGCAACCCCAGCGAGCCGTCCTGCTGCACGAAGTTGCCCGGGTGCGCGTCGGCATGAATCAGACCATGGCCGCCGGGCAGGGCCTGCCAGTCGCCCAGATGCGTGTAGAGCGCCTCCAGGCTGGCGTGCAACGTTTCGGCCCGTTCCTGTGACCATAGCCCGGCCGTCAGCTCCTGGCGCAGGTCCAGCCAGCACTGACGAAAGTACGGTGCGTCATAGCGGGGCCGTTCGAAGTCGGGCGGGGGCAGGAAGCGTTCAGCGAGGCGGTGCATCTGCGCGAGGAGCCTGCCCGCCTGCGCCGCCTGTTCTCTGGAGAACTCCACGCCCTCCCCCAGCGGCGTTCCCTCAGTCCAGCTCAGGAGGCTGCAGAGCAATGGCGCCACGTCTCCTGCATCCACCTCCACCGTCCATTGCCCTGACCGGGCGGGCCGGGGCTGAGGCACGGCCCCGGGGAGATGCGAACTGAGGTACGCGAGCCAGGTCAACTCTGCGTCGAGCGTCCGGCGCGTGTGCCGCCTGGCCGTATGGAGCCGCAGCACAAAGCGGCGTCGCTGCGGGGTGTCGACGCGGTACACGGTGTTGTCCCCCTGACGCAGCAGCACCGGCGACACTTCAGCCTCCCCGAACTGCAGGAGGACCTGTGCAAGGAAGTCGTTCGAGGACACGAGCGAATCAGACTGGGGCACAACCGGGAGTGTAGGGGCCGGGACGCCCGGCCAACACCGTCAGATGGCGTATGCCTGAGCGGGTGACCCGGCATCCTGGCCAGAGCACGATTTGTAAGGCGCCTACGGTGTTCATCAGCGAGGCCGAGTGGCCCCACCCACCATGCTGGATCAGCCGTGACCACCGGCTTCCTGATGACGGCGAACTCTGAATTCGGACGTCCCGGTTGACCGGCCCCTGGTGGCCCGGCAGGCGCCTTTCACTCCGCCGATCATCCCATGCTAGCCCAGGCGCAGGCCCACCCAGCGCCCCAGCAGCACCGCCACGTAGCCGCCCAGCAGGTTCCCCAGCAGATACAGAGCGGCGCGTCCCGCTTCGCCATTTCGCAGCAGCAGGTCGCTCTCCCATTCAAAGGTGCTGAAGGTCGTGAACGCCCCGACGAACCCGGTGCCGAAGGCCAGCCGGAGCGCCGGACTGAGCAGGCCCCGGAGGTTCAGCGTGATCACCAGACCCAGCAGGAAACTGCCCAGCACATTGATCACCAGGGTCCCGAGCGGGAAGGCCGCCCAGCTGCCCTGACCGAGCCGGGTCTGGATCAGCACGCTCAGGGCATGGCGGGCCAGCGCGCCGAGCGCACCACCCAGGGCAATTCCAGTCCAGATCGGCATAGACGCTCCTGAGACGGCGGCGCAGCATCACTCGGCAGAGAGCAAGGGTGCCCGCTGTCGTCTGGGCGCCAGAGTAACACGGCGGAACGGGACATCGGAGCGCCGGTTCAGGAGTCAGGCTCGGCGTGATTCCAGACCCGGCGTTAACGTCTTCCGAACAGGCACGACCGACTGCCATTGGAAAGGATGAGCGCTTTTCCGATGGACTGAAAAACCCTGAATCTCCGGCCCCGCTCTTGACCGTGAACGATCACATTATATACTGCGGGGGTCAGATCGCTTTATTCGCTGTCACTTTTCCGCCCGGAGAGTGTCGGTCGGTCCGTTATGGCGGCCCGGACCGGCTGCCGTTCCCATCCCCTGTGACCGCACGCACCGCCGGCGGCCACGCCAAGGAGTTCCGTGAACCACACACGTTCCAGACCCGGTCACGCCACCGTCCGCCTCAACACCCAGCGCACCGTGAGCGAGATCTCGCCGCTGATCTTCGGGGGCTTCGCGGAACACATGGGGCGCTGCATCTACGAGGGCATCTATGACCCGGCCTCTCCCCTGGCGGACGAGCGCGGGTTTCGCAGCGACGTGATGGCCGCCCTCAAGGAGACCAACTACCGGATCATGCGCTACCCGGGCGGCAACTTCGTGTCCGGCTACCGCTGGACCGACGGCATCGGCCCCCGGGAGCAGCGTCCGCGCCGCCGTGCGCTGGCGTGGCGCAGCATCGAGAGCAATCAGTTCGGACCCCACGAGTTCATGGAATTTGCCCAGGAACTCGGCACCGAGCCGATGTGGGCCGTCAACCTCGGCACCGGCAGCATCCAGGACGCCGCCGATCTGGTGGAGTACATGAACCTGCCCACCGGGACGCTCTACAGCGATCTGCGGGCCAAGAACGGCCACCCCGATCCCTACGGCGTGAAGTACTGGTGCCTGGGCAACGAGATGGACGGGCCCTGGCAGATCGGGCAGATGGAGGCGGTCGAGTACGCCGACAAGGCGGTGCAGGCGGCCAAGCTGATGCGCTGGATGGACCCCGGCATCAAGACCATCGCCTGCGGGTCGTCGGCCACCTCCATGCCCGGCTACCCGGACTGGGACCGGGTGGTGCTCGAGCGCAGCTACGCGCACATCGACTACTTCTCGATGCACCACTACGCGGCCAATCCCTACCCGACCATCTCCAACACCGAGCGGCTGCCGATCGACACCGACTCGTACCTGGCGAGCAGCGTTCATTTCGAGGAGCACGCCGATACGCTGGCGGCGGCGATCCGGCTGGCCAAGGCCAAGAACCGCAGCAAGCGCGACGTGCACCTGTGCTGGGACGAGTGGAACGTGTGGTACCGCGCCAAGGGTGGGGACGGCGAGTGGTCCGAGACCCCGCACATCCTGGAGGAGCAGTACAACCTCGAGGACGCGCTGGTGGTCGCCACCTGGCTCAACACCTTCCTGCGCAAGGCCGACGTGGTCAAGATCGCCTGCATCGCCCAGATCGTGAATGTGATCGCGCCGATCATGACCCGCACCGACGCCATGTACAAGCAGACCATCTTCTACCCGCTGACCCTCTTCAGCAATCATGCCAGCGGTGAAGCCCTGGACGTGCTAGTGCAGGCGCCTACCCAGGACACCAATCGGCACGGGCCGGTGCCGCAGCTGGACGTGTCGGCCAGTCTGGAGCCGGACACCGGCCACGGCGCGGTCTTTCTTGTGAACCGGTCACAAACGGAGGCGCTGACCGTCGACCTGCACTGGGAGGACGTGGCGCCCCGGGAGCTGGCCCAGGCCTGGCAGATGAGCGGCGCCGATCCCTTCGCCGCCAACAGCTTTGAGCAGCCGGATCACGTGACGGCCCGCCCGATTCCCGTGCCCACCCTGGACGGCGCACACGTCTCGATTTCGCTGCCTCCGCTGTCGTTTACCACCCTCACCACCCGCCACCAGGCGCCCTGACGTTCCACCGGCAGGCTTGACAGCCTGCCCGGTCATCTCGTATGATGTGACCGTTCACACAGTCCAATCATTGCGCCGCCCGCCCGACCATGTTCGTGCCGACCGTTTCTTGGCGTTGTTCCCTGGCCGGCCGCTCCGTCACCCCTTACTCGGTCTGTACTGACTCGGAGGACATATGCGTATACCCCGGATGCTCGCCCTCGGCCTGGCCCTCTCCAGCGTGGCCCACGCCCAGACCACCATCGTGTTTTGGGACTTCTTCGGCGGCGGTGACGGCGTCCGCATGAAGCAGATCGTGGACGACTTCAACAAGTCGCAGAAGGACATCGTGGTGCAGCGCACCACCCAGACCTGGGGCAACCCCTTCTACACCAAGGTGCACACCGCCGTGGTGTCCGGCCAGACGCCCGACGTGATGACCTATCACCTGTCGGCGGTGCCCGCCGGCCTGCAGAAGAAGGACCTGCGGCCCTTCACCACCGCCGACCTCGCGGCGGCCGGGCTGAAGGCCAGCGACTTCCAGAGCAACCTGGTCAGCACGCTCACCACCGATGCCAAGAACGCCGGGGGCGCCAGCGGGCTGTACTCCATTCCGCTGGACACGCACACCTTCGTGGTGTACTACAACAAGGACCTGCTCAAGAAGGCGGGCCTGCTCGGCGCCGACGGCAAGCCGCTGCCCATGAAGAGCATCGCGGCCATGACCAAGGCGCTGCAGGACATCAAGGCCAAGACCGGCGTGACCCCGGTTGCCTTCAGCACCAACCAGGACTCGGCCACCCCGTGGCGGCTGTGGTACAGCCTGTTCCTGCAGCAGGGCGGCACCATGGTCAAGGACGGCAAGCTGTACCTGGGCGACCTGGACACCAAGGGCAAGGCCGCCCTCCAGGCGATTGCCGACTGGACCAACCAGGGCCTGCTCACCAAGAACGTGACGTACCCGGCGGGCGTGGCGCTCTTCACCGCGGGCCGCGCCGCCCTGATGTTCAACGGCAACTGGGAAGTGCCGACCATGGTGGACGCCAAGGCCAAGAACCAGCTGAAGTTCGACTACGGGATCATGAGCTTCCCGTCGCTGTACGGTGGCAACACCAGCACCTGGGCCGACTCGCACGAACTGGCGATTCCCAACAACAGCAAGAACCCGATCAGCCCCGCGAAGCTCAAGGCCGTGATGACCTTCATCGGCTACGTGAACAAGCAGGGCGGCAGTGCCTGGGCTGGCGGCGGCCACATTCCCGCCTACCTGCCCACCCAGCAGAGCAGCGCCTACAAGAGCATGCAGCCGAACGGCGAGTACAGCGCCACGTCCGCCAAGAACGCGCGGCTGGAGCCCAACGTGCCGATCTTCGGTGTGGGCGGCCCGGTGTACGACGCGGTCGGCGTGAACTTCACCCCGGTGCTGCTGGGGCAGGCCACCGCCGATCAGGGCATCGCCAAGTTCAAGGCGGCGCTGCAGGGTTTCGGCAAGTAACGTGAGCCGCAGGTCCGGCAGCTGAACTCGGCCGGAGTGGCGTCCCAGCGCTGGGATGCCGCTCCGGTGTTCGTATGCAGACCGCTTGCGCCAGGCTGCCTTGGCACCCCGAGAGGAAGACGCACATGTTGAACACGGTTCCCCCAACCCGTCAGGAACAGCCGGCCCCCAGCCGGCAGGCCCAGGTCCGCAAACGGCTGATGACGGCGCTGCTGCTGGTGGCCCCCTTCACGCTGGTGTACCTGGTGTTCCTGATCTACCCGACGCTCCGGGTGATCCAGCTGAGCTTCACGAACGCCGACCTGCTGGGGGCCGGCACCTTCACCGGCCTGCAGAACTACATCAAGCTGTTCCACGAGCCGACCTTCTGGACCGCGCTGCTCAACACGGTGTATTT
It encodes the following:
- the crcB gene encoding fluoride efflux transporter CrcB, whose product is MPIWTGIALGGALGALARHALSVLIQTRLGQGSWAAFPLGTLVINVLGSFLLGLVITLNLRGLLSPALRLAFGTGFVGAFTTFSTFEWESDLLLRNGEAGRAALYLLGNLLGGYVAVLLGRWVGLRLG
- a CDS encoding extracellular solute-binding protein; the protein is MRIPRMLALGLALSSVAHAQTTIVFWDFFGGGDGVRMKQIVDDFNKSQKDIVVQRTTQTWGNPFYTKVHTAVVSGQTPDVMTYHLSAVPAGLQKKDLRPFTTADLAAAGLKASDFQSNLVSTLTTDAKNAGGASGLYSIPLDTHTFVVYYNKDLLKKAGLLGADGKPLPMKSIAAMTKALQDIKAKTGVTPVAFSTNQDSATPWRLWYSLFLQQGGTMVKDGKLYLGDLDTKGKAALQAIADWTNQGLLTKNVTYPAGVALFTAGRAALMFNGNWEVPTMVDAKAKNQLKFDYGIMSFPSLYGGNTSTWADSHELAIPNNSKNPISPAKLKAVMTFIGYVNKQGGSAWAGGGHIPAYLPTQQSSAYKSMQPNGEYSATSAKNARLEPNVPIFGVGGPVYDAVGVNFTPVLLGQATADQGIAKFKAALQGFGK
- a CDS encoding alpha-N-arabinofuranosidase, whose protein sequence is MNHTRSRPGHATVRLNTQRTVSEISPLIFGGFAEHMGRCIYEGIYDPASPLADERGFRSDVMAALKETNYRIMRYPGGNFVSGYRWTDGIGPREQRPRRRALAWRSIESNQFGPHEFMEFAQELGTEPMWAVNLGTGSIQDAADLVEYMNLPTGTLYSDLRAKNGHPDPYGVKYWCLGNEMDGPWQIGQMEAVEYADKAVQAAKLMRWMDPGIKTIACGSSATSMPGYPDWDRVVLERSYAHIDYFSMHHYAANPYPTISNTERLPIDTDSYLASSVHFEEHADTLAAAIRLAKAKNRSKRDVHLCWDEWNVWYRAKGGDGEWSETPHILEEQYNLEDALVVATWLNTFLRKADVVKIACIAQIVNVIAPIMTRTDAMYKQTIFYPLTLFSNHASGEALDVLVQAPTQDTNRHGPVPQLDVSASLEPDTGHGAVFLVNRSQTEALTVDLHWEDVAPRELAQAWQMSGADPFAANSFEQPDHVTARPIPVPTLDGAHVSISLPPLSFTTLTTRHQAP
- a CDS encoding phosphotransferase enzyme family protein, whose product is MPQSDSLVSSNDFLAQVLLQFGEAEVSPVLLRQGDNTVYRVDTPQRRRFVLRLHTARRHTRRTLDAELTWLAYLSSHLPGAVPQPRPARSGQWTVEVDAGDVAPLLCSLLSWTEGTPLGEGVEFSREQAAQAGRLLAQMHRLAERFLPPPDFERPRYDAPYFRQCWLDLRQELTAGLWSQERAETLHASLEALYTHLGDWQALPGGHGLIHADAHPGNFVQQDGSLGLLDWDRCGWGPFLLDLAGVTLALDQTERDVFLAEYARVRLLPPGLALPLRALRVLAAVENLSVLARRPHERPFVLEALPNLEQIATQLSEEYMH